A single genomic interval of Lewinellaceae bacterium harbors:
- a CDS encoding ABC transporter permease, translated as MLQSFLKIAWRNIIRSKGFSFINIMGLAIGMGSSMLILMWISSEVTYENFHENGDRIYEAWNRANFSGKLQCWNTTPKILARTVEKDLPEVEQAARVDWSSHFLFSVGDKRITEKGNVVDSNFLQMFTFPLLRGEPETVLKEHNSIVLTRSFSKTLFGDEDPMGQIIKIDNDQDFKVTGILEELPNNTLFSFKYLVPWSYKRSLGDDDSYWGNNSTRTYVMLRPNASIVSANEKMKALKPKYDPEDPTWEMFLYPMAKWRLYSSFTDGIEDGGGRIAYVRWFGVIALFILLIACINFMNLSTARSERRAKEVGIRKVVGARRKGLVSQFIGESVLMAFIAGVLALVLVSVSLPAFNRLTGKSLQIDFTNPYFWMLFLGFILLTGMLAGSYPAFFLSSFQPLKALKGAMNKVNTLVTPRKVLVVLQFTFGIVLMICTIIVRQQINYAQQRETGYNKNNLIYHPFTGDISKNYRLIKSELLSSGTATSVAVTSAPITQSWSDGWGQEWEGKDPNDKTDFYRYNEEEDLGETVGLTFVQGRDFDLSQYPTDSTAMIINETSLKVMGFDNPIGQIVKDNGQEWHIVGVIKDFILTSPYLPTQPMLIYGANSWFETLMIKLSHDHSTADNLKTAEAIFKKYNPEYPFNYQFVDEEYAQKFANERRTGTLAGLFSALAILISCLGLFGLATYMAESRIKEIGIRKVLGATVTGLTSLLTKDFLKLVLVSFAIAAPLAWWAMHHWLQSYPYHTPIRWEVFAMTGLLSVLIAVVTVGYQAVKAALTNPVGSIKNE; from the coding sequence ATGTTGCAGTCATTTTTAAAAATAGCCTGGAGGAACATTATTCGCAGTAAGGGATTTTCCTTCATCAATATTATGGGTCTGGCTATAGGTATGGGCAGTAGCATGTTGATCCTGATGTGGATTTCCAGTGAAGTGACGTATGAAAACTTCCATGAAAACGGGGATCGGATCTATGAGGCGTGGAATCGCGCAAATTTCAGTGGCAAATTGCAGTGCTGGAATACCACACCAAAAATATTGGCTAGAACGGTAGAGAAAGATTTACCGGAGGTTGAGCAGGCTGCAAGGGTTGACTGGAGCAGCCACTTCCTGTTTAGCGTTGGCGACAAGCGAATCACCGAAAAAGGTAATGTAGTCGATTCCAATTTTCTGCAGATGTTCACATTTCCGCTGTTGAGGGGCGAGCCGGAAACGGTTCTCAAGGAGCATAATTCCATCGTGCTGACCAGGTCTTTCAGTAAAACGCTATTTGGTGATGAGGACCCCATGGGGCAAATCATCAAAATCGACAACGATCAGGACTTTAAGGTTACGGGTATCCTGGAAGAATTGCCTAATAATACGCTGTTTAGTTTTAAATATCTGGTGCCTTGGTCGTACAAGCGCTCCCTCGGTGATGATGATAGTTACTGGGGGAACAACAGTACCCGCACGTACGTGATGTTAAGACCCAATGCATCCATCGTTTCAGCAAATGAAAAGATGAAAGCACTAAAGCCGAAATACGACCCAGAGGATCCGACCTGGGAAATGTTTCTTTACCCCATGGCCAAATGGCGTTTATACTCCAGTTTTACCGATGGAATAGAAGATGGGGGAGGACGCATTGCCTACGTCAGATGGTTCGGTGTCATCGCGCTGTTCATCCTGTTGATTGCCTGTATTAATTTTATGAATCTGAGCACTGCCCGGAGTGAACGTCGGGCGAAGGAAGTTGGCATCCGCAAGGTGGTAGGTGCCCGGAGAAAAGGATTGGTCAGTCAGTTTATCGGTGAGTCGGTTCTGATGGCATTTATTGCAGGTGTCCTGGCCCTCGTGCTGGTTTCGGTTAGCTTACCCGCATTCAACCGGCTAACGGGTAAATCCCTGCAAATCGATTTTACCAATCCCTATTTCTGGATGCTGTTTTTGGGATTCATCCTGCTTACCGGCATGTTGGCGGGCAGCTATCCCGCCTTTTTCTTGTCCTCTTTTCAGCCATTGAAGGCTTTGAAAGGTGCCATGAATAAGGTGAACACGCTGGTGACTCCGCGAAAGGTACTGGTCGTTTTGCAGTTTACTTTTGGCATCGTCCTGATGATCTGCACCATCATTGTCCGGCAGCAAATCAATTATGCCCAACAACGGGAGACCGGATACAACAAGAACAATTTGATCTACCACCCATTTACGGGAGATATCAGCAAGAATTACCGGTTGATAAAAAGTGAATTGCTATCAAGTGGTACCGCTACCTCGGTAGCTGTGACCAGTGCTCCTATTACCCAGAGCTGGAGCGATGGTTGGGGCCAGGAATGGGAAGGAAAAGACCCCAATGATAAAACCGACTTTTACCGGTACAATGAGGAAGAAGATCTGGGTGAAACAGTTGGTCTGACGTTCGTCCAGGGACGGGATTTTGATTTGTCCCAATATCCTACCGACTCTACTGCCATGATCATCAATGAGACCTCACTTAAGGTGATGGGTTTCGATAATCCGATCGGACAAATCGTGAAGGATAACGGTCAGGAATGGCATATCGTGGGCGTGATCAAGGACTTTATTCTGACCTCCCCTTACCTGCCGACCCAACCCATGCTCATTTACGGGGCAAATTCCTGGTTTGAGACCCTGATGATCAAACTGAGTCACGATCATTCCACAGCAGATAATTTGAAAACGGCCGAAGCCATATTTAAAAAATACAATCCGGAATATCCCTTTAATTATCAATTTGTGGATGAGGAATACGCGCAGAAATTCGCCAATGAAAGGCGCACCGGCACACTGGCCGGATTATTTTCCGCACTGGCCATTTTGATCTCGTGCCTGGGATTGTTTGGACTGGCAACTTATATGGCGGAGAGCCGGATCAAAGAAATAGGTATCCGAAAAGTACTTGGAGCTACGGTGACCGGTTTGACCTCTTTATTGACCAAGGATTTTCTAAAACTGGTTTTGGTCTCCTTTGCCATAGCGGCTCCACTGGCCTGGTGGGCCATGCATCACTGGCTGCAAAGTTATCCCTACCATACCCCTATACGCTGGGAAGTATTTGCAATGACCGGTTTGCTCTCTGTTTTGATTGCTGTCGTGACAGTCGGTTATCAGGCGGTAAAAGCAGCATTAACCAATCCGGTAGGAAGCATAAAGAATGAATAG
- a CDS encoding ABC transporter permease — protein sequence MFKNYLSVALRSFMRNKVFTLINIAGLAIGISASLVIFLIVQYEFSYEDFLKNKDRIYRVVTTLHFPDMLIHNGGAPGPLHTAVEESIPGIENSTAFWMNYQMDVKISNGNDKSETFKKQKNILYADAGFFQMIPYSWISGDPGDALNKPNQVVLTESRARAYFPYQDITRAVGRTIIYNDSIQAVVTGIVEDLNEVSGFNFSEFISLPTFLDDWEKNQSGDEWGSVSSSSQFFVLLEPGVNPVRINEQLAELRKQHASENDVPTEYTLQPVSDIHFNADYDSLSSPHGHKPTLYGLLVVAAFLLLLGCINFINLTTAQASQRAKEIGVRKTLGSTVGQMRVQFLSETFILAAIAAIISLSITPVILRMFSGFIPESLHFSLPQHPVVLLVVAGLIVLVGLLAGFYPAMVLSRLKAVIAIKNTASDAATNRGALIRKSLIVSQFVVAQFFIIATLIVGKQIRYSLNKDMGFQRDAIISFRAPYNYMNPDNKQYVLNDRLRSIPGIEKMSLAGAPPASNSTNTTSMEFTEDGKDIETMVEVKNADTSYFNLYGIRLLAGRNLQPSDTLKEYVINEYYCHFLGYDNPQDIIGKTIKRNTRNIPIVGVVNDINTKSVARAIGPLAFASIGKNHSTFHVKLPSQGESTSAWSKTIDAIQKVFNEVYPDQEFSYTFFDDDVAAFYKKEKDIAKLLNWSAGLTIFISCLGLLGLVLFTTTQRVKEIGVRKVLGASVGQLVVLLSSDLLKLVMIAFFIAAPFAWWIMHRWLDNYAYRTSVGIWLFALSGLVMLLVAVITLSTQTIRSALANPADSLRSE from the coding sequence ATGTTCAAAAATTATTTATCGGTAGCACTGCGGAGTTTCATGCGCAATAAGGTATTTACCTTAATTAATATTGCGGGACTGGCCATCGGAATCAGTGCTTCACTGGTTATTTTTTTAATCGTCCAGTATGAATTCAGTTACGAAGATTTTTTAAAGAATAAGGATCGCATATACCGGGTGGTCACGACCTTACATTTTCCTGATATGTTGATTCATAACGGGGGGGCACCAGGGCCACTTCATACGGCTGTCGAAGAGTCGATACCGGGTATCGAAAATTCAACCGCGTTTTGGATGAATTACCAGATGGATGTGAAAATTTCTAATGGCAATGATAAATCTGAAACCTTCAAAAAGCAAAAAAATATCCTGTATGCCGATGCAGGGTTTTTCCAGATGATCCCTTACAGCTGGATTTCCGGTGATCCGGGTGATGCCCTGAACAAACCCAATCAGGTGGTCCTAACTGAAAGCCGAGCCCGGGCTTATTTCCCTTATCAGGACATAACCCGCGCAGTTGGAAGAACCATCATTTACAACGATTCAATCCAGGCTGTAGTTACCGGCATTGTGGAAGATCTAAATGAAGTATCAGGCTTTAATTTTTCTGAATTTATTTCACTTCCTACGTTTCTTGATGACTGGGAAAAAAATCAAAGTGGCGATGAATGGGGTAGTGTCTCCTCATCTTCTCAATTTTTCGTCCTGCTTGAGCCCGGTGTCAATCCAGTCCGCATCAACGAGCAATTGGCTGAATTAAGAAAGCAACATGCCTCAGAAAATGATGTTCCGACCGAATACACGCTGCAGCCGGTAAGTGACATTCATTTCAATGCGGACTACGATAGCCTGTCATCACCCCATGGTCATAAACCGACACTCTATGGCTTATTGGTCGTTGCAGCATTCCTCTTGCTATTGGGATGCATTAATTTTATCAATCTGACAACAGCCCAGGCAAGCCAACGGGCTAAAGAGATCGGGGTGCGTAAAACACTGGGTAGTACAGTGGGTCAAATGCGTGTTCAGTTTCTCAGTGAAACATTTATCCTGGCGGCAATTGCAGCAATTATTTCTTTATCGATCACTCCCGTCATCCTGCGGATGTTTTCAGGTTTCATTCCTGAAAGTTTGCATTTCAGTTTGCCTCAGCATCCGGTAGTCTTATTGGTTGTAGCCGGCTTGATTGTACTGGTAGGGTTGCTGGCAGGCTTCTACCCGGCGATGGTGCTTTCTCGTCTGAAGGCCGTAATTGCCATAAAAAATACAGCTTCTGATGCCGCCACAAACCGGGGTGCCCTGATTCGCAAGTCGTTAATCGTATCTCAGTTTGTCGTTGCCCAGTTCTTCATCATTGCCACCCTTATCGTCGGCAAGCAGATCCGGTATTCGCTCAACAAGGATATGGGCTTTCAGCGGGATGCGATCATCAGTTTCAGAGCGCCTTACAATTATATGAACCCGGACAACAAACAATACGTCCTCAACGATCGCCTGCGGTCCATTCCGGGTATTGAAAAGATGAGCCTTGCTGGTGCTCCTCCAGCCAGCAATAGCACCAATACCACCTCCATGGAATTTACAGAGGATGGAAAAGACATAGAAACCATGGTTGAAGTAAAAAATGCTGACACCAGCTATTTTAATTTGTATGGAATCCGATTGTTAGCCGGACGCAACTTACAACCGAGCGATACCCTGAAAGAATACGTCATCAACGAATATTATTGTCATTTTTTAGGCTACGATAACCCCCAAGATATCATCGGAAAAACGATTAAACGGAATACCAGGAACATTCCCATTGTAGGTGTTGTAAATGATATTAATACGAAATCGGTGGCACGAGCGATTGGTCCACTGGCATTTGCCAGTATTGGAAAAAACCACAGCACTTTCCACGTCAAGCTGCCTTCTCAAGGTGAATCTACCAGCGCCTGGAGTAAAACAATTGATGCCATTCAGAAGGTATTCAATGAAGTTTATCCCGACCAGGAATTCAGTTATACTTTTTTTGATGACGATGTTGCTGCTTTTTACAAGAAAGAAAAGGATATCGCAAAACTGCTCAACTGGAGTGCCGGCCTGACCATTTTCATCAGCTGCCTGGGCCTCCTGGGACTGGTACTGTTTACCACCACCCAACGCGTCAAGGAAATCGGAGTACGCAAGGTTTTGGGTGCATCGGTGGGCCAGCTGGTGGTTTTGCTGTCCAGTGATTTATTGAAACTGGTCATGATCGCATTTTTCATTGCAGCTCCGTTTGCCTGGTGGATCATGCACCGATGGCTGGATAATTATGCCTATCGCACATCCGTAGGCATCTGGTTGTTTGCGCTGAGTGGCCTGGTTATGCTGCTCGTCGCCGTCATAACTCTAAGTACGCAGACGATACGTTCGGCGCTGGCAAATCCGGCTGACAGTCTGCGCAGTGAATAA
- a CDS encoding ABC transporter permease: protein MAVPLNNIKIALRNLWKHKTFSAINLLGLALSMSVCLFILLLIQDAFSYDRFHPRKENIYRVVTSAHRINGNSEDYATSPYPFGYVAQEQLSQVELWTPLIARFSGTMQTPNKHLDFGGLFTTPSFFNMFGFKLEGDPKEALSAPYNLVLTDKMALKLFGDRNVIGRIISIPGYSQDFRITGVLYPSPGKSHLDFDALASVATMETENKSKGDVSGVDNWKDYYSTYNYIRLEDGADFQKVQGEMNDVARPHYAGLSLESRDANYSFSLQPLSEITPGRVLSNQMGKGMPLFLVWFLSGLGLIIVLAAIFNYTNLTIAQALVRVKEVGVRKVMGASMRQVFWQFIGESVIMSWLALILGYSLMQLVKGAFNQLSITELLDMDLHENGQVYLLFILFSTLVGILAGLLPALTLSKTKPIAILQRAVSYPLMKRMGLRRILLVTQLSFTLLFMILVTISWKQVQYALRVNFGFDRPQTLLVDLQDQPYGKAALALNQVPGVGAYTGISIPMGTWMDASEDVRTASDKEKRGVRDYFIDDAYLDYFHLPLIAGKAFQDNPAQQKEAFAIVNESFVRQFELGDPHEAIGKPLILGDSTMVSILGVVGDFPFKPANYKMEPLLLRYDPGRIGYLMLDINSKDVPATLLALGSAWKKLDDQNQFSGEFYDQTIRSNFNNLMDLTRIVALFAILGLIITSMGLMGMAIYNVETKAKEVSIRKLLGATSGEIIVFLSKGYVYLIGVALIIAIPVGIILGAQLLQLFVDRIPWGINVFLPGVLIVTVITLGTIGTQTWKAAFRNPVDSLRNNS from the coding sequence ATGGCCGTACCGCTTAACAACATTAAAATAGCATTGAGAAACTTGTGGAAACATAAGACCTTTTCGGCTATTAATCTGCTGGGCCTTGCACTAAGTATGAGTGTGTGCCTCTTTATACTTCTGCTGATTCAGGATGCTTTCAGCTACGATCGCTTCCATCCCCGTAAAGAGAACATCTACCGCGTGGTAACATCGGCACACCGGATCAACGGTAACAGTGAAGATTATGCCACTTCACCCTACCCGTTTGGTTATGTAGCCCAGGAGCAATTATCCCAGGTCGAGCTCTGGACACCGCTGATCGCACGGTTTTCGGGAACGATGCAAACCCCAAACAAGCATTTGGATTTTGGCGGGTTGTTCACTACGCCATCGTTCTTCAACATGTTTGGATTTAAGCTGGAAGGTGATCCAAAAGAGGCCTTAAGCGCCCCGTACAATCTGGTGCTTACGGATAAAATGGCACTTAAATTATTTGGGGACCGCAATGTTATCGGAAGGATTATTTCAATTCCTGGTTATAGCCAGGATTTCCGCATAACCGGAGTTCTATATCCGTCGCCGGGAAAGTCCCACCTTGACTTTGATGCACTGGCTTCAGTGGCAACCATGGAAACTGAAAATAAGAGCAAGGGTGATGTTTCCGGGGTGGATAACTGGAAGGATTATTATTCAACCTACAATTACATCCGTCTCGAGGACGGTGCAGACTTCCAGAAGGTCCAGGGAGAAATGAACGATGTCGCCCGGCCTCATTACGCCGGATTAAGTTTGGAAAGCCGGGATGCTAATTATTCGTTTTCTCTTCAGCCCCTGAGTGAAATAACTCCCGGCAGGGTGCTTTCCAACCAAATGGGTAAGGGCATGCCACTTTTCCTTGTTTGGTTTTTATCCGGACTCGGATTGATCATCGTTCTGGCTGCTATCTTCAATTATACCAACCTGACGATTGCACAGGCACTGGTGCGTGTAAAGGAAGTAGGAGTCAGAAAAGTAATGGGCGCATCAATGCGTCAGGTCTTCTGGCAATTTATCGGAGAGTCGGTCATCATGTCCTGGCTCGCTTTGATCTTGGGATACAGCCTGATGCAATTGGTGAAAGGAGCATTTAACCAGTTGAGCATTACCGAGCTGCTCGACATGGATTTGCATGAAAATGGACAGGTTTATCTGCTCTTTATTCTTTTCAGTACTCTTGTAGGTATACTGGCCGGATTACTGCCTGCCTTAACGCTATCCAAAACAAAACCCATTGCAATTTTACAGCGGGCCGTAAGCTACCCGTTGATGAAAAGAATGGGCTTGCGAAGAATTTTATTGGTCACCCAGTTGAGTTTTACGCTCTTATTTATGATCCTGGTGACCATCTCCTGGAAACAGGTACAATATGCGCTCCGGGTAAATTTCGGTTTTGACCGGCCCCAAACTTTACTGGTGGACTTGCAGGACCAGCCTTACGGCAAAGCAGCCCTGGCGCTGAATCAGGTGCCTGGAGTAGGAGCCTATACCGGAATTTCTATTCCGATGGGCACCTGGATGGACGCATCCGAAGATGTCCGGACAGCATCGGATAAGGAAAAAAGGGGTGTGCGGGACTATTTCATTGACGATGCCTATCTGGACTATTTTCATCTCCCGTTGATTGCCGGTAAAGCATTCCAGGACAATCCGGCCCAGCAAAAGGAGGCTTTCGCTATTGTTAATGAATCTTTTGTCCGGCAGTTTGAACTTGGAGACCCGCATGAAGCAATCGGCAAACCACTGATACTCGGAGACAGCACCATGGTAAGTATTCTCGGTGTCGTGGGGGATTTCCCTTTCAAGCCGGCCAATTATAAAATGGAACCTTTGTTACTGCGCTATGACCCGGGACGAATAGGATATCTCATGCTGGATATAAACAGCAAAGATGTTCCGGCAACACTTCTTGCATTGGGAAGTGCCTGGAAAAAACTGGATGACCAAAATCAATTTTCCGGTGAGTTTTACGACCAGACCATCCGGTCAAACTTTAACAATCTCATGGATCTCACCCGTATTGTTGCACTGTTTGCAATCCTGGGATTGATAATAACCTCCATGGGCCTCATGGGCATGGCTATATACAATGTGGAAACCAAAGCAAAAGAAGTGAGCATACGTAAGTTACTGGGAGCAACATCCGGAGAAATCATTGTATTTCTCTCCAAGGGGTATGTCTACCTGATTGGAGTTGCTCTGATCATAGCCATTCCGGTCGGGATAATACTGGGGGCTCAACTGCTCCAATTATTTGTGGATCGCATACCCTGGGGAATTAATGTATTTCTCCCCGGAGTGTTGATCGTGACCGTGATAACCTTAGGGACGATAGGGACACAAACCTGGAAAGCAGCATTTCGAAATCCGGTTGATTCATTACGCAACAATTCCTAA
- a CDS encoding ABC transporter permease → MFWQNLKIAYRHFAKNKLYTAIKLTGLTISLTACVLIGLYLNYELSYDGMHEHADQIVKMNMEYHFGGETAQANVTGTRAGVAFEQDFPEVESFVRVIDYPQVVKYGDKLFEEPRFYFADSTFYKFFSFPLVEGNPDKVLSGPNQMVLSERMVAKYFPFDNPIGKSMNIGGTRDATITGIMKDPPSNTHIKPDFVCSFMSLPQAKPENETWWNANYTTYLLLNPHARWQDLEKRIPEYMQSKTSETGMEDGNYVTFHLVPMKDLHLRSTVAGNFEPNGDIRYLYVLGTVALLLLLIGCSIYVNLTTAASTERAREVGVQKVLGAGQTSLSWQHLSESGFLTFGALVLSIFLAYLILPVFNRLFDRPLTMEPMAQPVAWVGLIGLGTAITLVAGFYPAWVISRFRPIKVLKGQFKMSASGLWLRKSLLVFQFAISILLIISTLLLRGQMQYIQNKKLGYEKDQVVVIPSDRQINKAFDALKSSWKQNAGILSVTRSYDPPVDIRGGYDIGKNPDGSDVVPVTAMPADQDFLQTMEIPLVAGLDLTPNESDLESRMEADSTLQGVVLINEAMAGYFGWSAEDAVGKTVRFKGRMCNVKGVFRDFNFKSLHEPIQPLVMFPSTSGRFILVKLGTQDIQHTLGAMGDVWRQHVSHRPFSYEFLDDTYRNMYESEMQTSRVVSAFTWIAIFLSCLGLFGMASYTFVQRTKEISIRKVLGASTWGILRLLSRDFLVMVGISLLVASPIAYFLMRKWLNDFAYRINISWWVFILAGLVAVILTLLTISIQGFKTARTSPAGKLRSE, encoded by the coding sequence ATGTTCTGGCAAAACCTCAAAATCGCTTACCGCCATTTCGCAAAAAATAAATTATACACGGCCATTAAGCTGACTGGTCTCACCATAAGCCTGACAGCGTGTGTCCTGATCGGGCTCTATCTGAATTATGAGTTGTCGTACGATGGAATGCATGAACATGCTGATCAGATCGTCAAAATGAATATGGAATATCATTTTGGTGGCGAGACAGCGCAGGCAAATGTGACCGGTACCCGCGCAGGTGTGGCATTTGAGCAGGACTTCCCGGAAGTGGAGTCTTTCGTCCGGGTTATTGATTACCCTCAGGTGGTGAAATACGGGGACAAACTTTTTGAAGAGCCCCGGTTCTATTTCGCCGATTCCACATTTTATAAATTCTTCAGTTTTCCATTGGTGGAGGGCAACCCGGATAAAGTCCTCAGTGGCCCGAATCAGATGGTCCTTTCTGAGCGGATGGTTGCCAAATATTTTCCGTTCGATAATCCCATCGGGAAATCGATGAACATAGGAGGTACACGGGATGCTACCATCACTGGTATCATGAAAGACCCTCCGTCGAATACCCACATTAAACCGGACTTTGTTTGTTCATTTATGTCTTTGCCACAGGCTAAACCGGAAAATGAGACCTGGTGGAATGCCAATTATACCACTTACCTGTTGCTTAACCCGCATGCCCGCTGGCAGGACCTGGAGAAACGGATTCCCGAATACATGCAGTCAAAAACCTCGGAAACCGGTATGGAGGATGGCAATTACGTCACATTCCACCTGGTACCCATGAAAGACCTGCATTTAAGGTCTACCGTGGCGGGCAATTTTGAACCCAACGGTGACATTCGTTATCTCTATGTATTGGGGACAGTGGCACTGTTGCTTCTGCTGATTGGTTGCAGCATTTATGTGAATCTGACGACTGCCGCCAGTACGGAAAGAGCCCGGGAAGTAGGTGTGCAGAAAGTCCTGGGTGCCGGACAGACATCCCTGAGCTGGCAGCACCTCAGCGAATCCGGATTCCTAACGTTCGGTGCACTGGTTCTGAGTATCTTCCTCGCCTACCTGATCCTGCCGGTATTCAACCGGCTGTTTGACCGCCCGTTGACCATGGAGCCGATGGCACAGCCTGTAGCATGGGTGGGTCTGATAGGCCTGGGTACAGCCATTACGCTGGTGGCCGGCTTCTACCCGGCCTGGGTGATCTCCCGCTTCCGGCCGATCAAAGTTCTGAAAGGACAATTCAAGATGAGTGCCTCCGGTTTGTGGTTGCGCAAATCGTTGCTGGTATTCCAGTTTGCCATATCTATCCTGCTGATCATCAGCACACTGCTCCTTCGTGGACAGATGCAATACATCCAGAACAAAAAACTGGGCTATGAAAAAGATCAGGTGGTTGTGATTCCGTCAGACCGCCAGATCAACAAAGCCTTCGATGCACTCAAATCCAGCTGGAAGCAAAATGCCGGTATACTTTCGGTCACCAGGAGTTACGATCCTCCGGTGGATATCCGGGGCGGTTATGATATTGGTAAAAATCCGGATGGCAGCGATGTGGTTCCGGTGACCGCTATGCCAGCGGACCAGGATTTTCTGCAAACGATGGAAATTCCCCTGGTTGCCGGGTTGGATCTTACACCTAATGAGTCGGATCTGGAAAGCCGTATGGAGGCAGATTCAACCTTACAGGGGGTGGTGCTGATCAATGAGGCAATGGCCGGTTATTTCGGCTGGTCGGCGGAAGACGCAGTAGGTAAAACCGTACGTTTCAAAGGACGCATGTGCAATGTAAAAGGGGTCTTCAGGGATTTTAATTTTAAATCATTGCATGAGCCCATCCAGCCATTGGTGATGTTTCCAAGTACCTCAGGCCGATTCATTCTGGTCAAGCTGGGTACCCAGGACATCCAGCATACACTTGGTGCTATGGGGGATGTGTGGCGGCAGCACGTGTCGCATCGTCCCTTCAGTTATGAATTTCTGGATGACACCTACCGGAACATGTACGAATCTGAAATGCAAACTTCACGGGTGGTGTCGGCATTCACCTGGATTGCCATATTCCTTTCCTGCCTCGGTTTGTTCGGTATGGCTTCCTATACATTTGTGCAACGTACCAAGGAGATCAGCATTCGCAAGGTGTTGGGGGCATCTACCTGGGGAATACTAAGACTGCTTTCCCGTGACTTTCTGGTCATGGTTGGGATCTCCCTGCTGGTGGCATCTCCCATTGCCTACTTCCTGATGAGAAAATGGCTCAATGACTTTGCTTATCGCATCAACATTTCATGGTGGGTGTTTATTCTGGCGGGACTGGTCGCGGTAATACTCACCCTGCTTACAATCAGTATTCAAGGATTCAAAACGGCCCGGACAAGCCCGGCCGGCAAATTGAGAAGTGAATGA